The following proteins are co-located in the Gavia stellata isolate bGavSte3 chromosome 36, bGavSte3.hap2, whole genome shotgun sequence genome:
- the LOC132320489 gene encoding cytochrome c oxidase assembly protein COX14 homolog: protein MVSGKQLADFGYKAFSGSMALLTIYGGYLCGVRAYRLLQRRRERQAAAGPEN from the coding sequence ATGGTGTCCGGCAAGCAGCTGGCCGACTTCGGCTACAAGGCCTTCTCCGGCTCCATGGCGCTGCTGACCATCTACGGCGGGTACCTGTGCGGCGTCCGCGCCTACCGCCTCCTCCAGCGCCGCCGGGAGCGGCAGGCCGCGGCCGGCCCCGAGAACTGA